In Acidobacteriota bacterium, the genomic stretch CCAGTTGAATTCGGCTGGCAAGATTGGCTTTGAGTTGCGTGACGTTTTTGGGAAACCCTGTAAGCCCCAGGACACATGCAATGACGACTGCAAGAATAAAAAAAGTGCGGTTGCGAATCCGATTATGGTCCATTGATTAAATCCCTCGTCCCCCAGAAGGCCGCCGAAGAAAGGTCACTTCTTTGCCTTGGAAGCCTTCTCCTGCGCAGGCTGGCCGTCCCCCTCGGAGTGCACGCCGGTGATGGCGCTCCGGGCGATATCAACCTTCACCTGGCTGGCGATCTGAACCTGCACAATATCGTCTCGAAAGCCGGTAATCAAGCCATAAATTCCGCCTGAGGTCATAATGCGGTCACCGGTCTTCAGATTGGAGAGCATCTGCTGCGTCTTGCGGCGGTTGCGTTGCTGAGGAAGAATAACCAGGAGGTACCAGATCACAAAGAGGGGGCCAAACAACAATAGAAACTGTCCCAGCGCCCCGCCGGGGTCCGCCGCCAGAACAATCCGTTCAATTAGCACACACTCGAACAAAATCGAGCCATCAAAGTTGAGATTAAGGATGAAAGATCTCGCGCTCTGTCGAGAGATCAGCAGGGTTTGCCAGTAACGCTCGCTTCTACTTTACGCTATACCGAACGGGGCCCTTGCACAGAGTCCACAGGGACCCCTGCAAGGAATTTCCCAAACCCTCCAAACCGTATAGCTTGCCTAACTCTCTTCATCGTGTCAAGGTAAAACCACAAATTATGATAAGTAGCCAGCACCGGGGCCGAAATCTCTCCCACCGCAAACAGGTGGCGGATGTAGGCGCGGGAATACCGCTGGCAGACCAGGCAGCCGCACGCTGCATCCAGCGGGCCCAGGTCTTGCGCGCAGCGCGCGCTCTTGATGACCAGCTTTCCCTCTGAAGTAAACACGGTCCCGTTGCGGGCGTTCCGGGTGGGCATGACGCAATCGAACATGTCGATGCCCAATGCCACGCACTTCACCAGGTCCTCAGGCGTGCCCACGCCCATCAGGTAGCGAGGCTGGTCCTCCGGAAGCAATCCGGCCACCTGGGCGGTTACTCCATACAACTCGTCTTTGGGTTCGCCCACCGAAAGTCCTCCGATGGCATACCCGTCAAACCCGATCTCGCCGATTTCCAAAACGCTTT encodes the following:
- the yajC gene encoding preprotein translocase subunit YajC, which codes for MLISRQSARSFILNLNFDGSILFECVLIERIVLAADPGGALGQFLLLFGPLFVIWYLLVILPQQRNRRKTQQMLSNLKTGDRIMTSGGIYGLITGFRDDIVQVQIASQVKVDIARSAITGVHSEGDGQPAQEKASKAKK